The uncultured Bacteroides sp. genome has a segment encoding these proteins:
- a CDS encoding GLPGLI family protein produces the protein MNRIFIIVVFLFIKISCFPQHAIDSAYLKVTYLEDFVMNAENLSKKSNDELVLNIGEYSSEFYSLREDRVMQIRDSVLAAGGTGFQAYDAYADLPRSRQKFRLYKNLYSDNKLIYIDEVDANLYYKYNETIEKPVWTFLQEKKEIQGYACQKAKTKFKGREWAAWFTTEIPVSDGPWKLCGLPGLILDAVDSDSLYHFYCVGVNKLSKKKPIKILKTKYVACDKKEFYSAMKQMYEQPLEFFKRFGATVGKVTDANGRPVKLPVRKYVDLEVLESAKK, from the coding sequence ATGAATCGAATTTTTATTATAGTAGTTTTTCTTTTTATTAAAATATCGTGTTTTCCTCAACACGCTATTGATTCTGCATATTTAAAGGTTACATATCTAGAAGACTTTGTTATGAATGCTGAGAATCTAAGTAAAAAAAGCAATGATGAATTGGTATTGAATATTGGAGAATATAGTTCTGAATTTTATAGTTTACGTGAAGATCGTGTAATGCAAATAAGAGATAGCGTTTTAGCTGCTGGTGGAACTGGCTTTCAAGCCTATGATGCTTATGCTGATTTACCGAGAAGTAGGCAAAAATTTCGCTTATACAAGAACTTATATTCTGATAATAAGCTGATCTATATTGACGAAGTAGACGCTAATCTATATTATAAATATAATGAGACAATAGAAAAACCTGTCTGGACTTTTTTGCAAGAGAAAAAAGAAATTCAAGGCTATGCTTGTCAAAAGGCAAAAACTAAATTTAAAGGACGAGAATGGGCTGCATGGTTTACCACAGAAATACCTGTATCTGATGGGCCGTGGAAACTTTGCGGATTACCTGGTCTGATTCTGGATGCTGTTGACAGTGATAGTCTCTATCATTTTTATTGCGTTGGAGTAAATAAATTATCAAAGAAAAAGCCGATCAAGATCCTTAAGACAAAATATGTTGCTTGTGATAAAAAAGAATTCTATTCAGCAATGAAGCAGATGTATGAACAACCTCTTGAATTCTTTAAACGTTTTGGCGCAACGGTAGGAAAAGTTACAGATGCAAATGGTAGACCAGTAAAATTACCTGTGAGAAAATATGTAGATCTGGAGGTCTTGGAATCTGCTAAAAAATAA
- a CDS encoding YceI family protein → MKKFFLSFIMLVALSLAGYAQQSWTNDPAHSRLGFTVKHMTISEVSGRFTDFAIKVKSDKADLSDLKIDVTAKIASINTDVEARDNHLKSADFFDAEKYPTLTFVSTSHKKITSKNFKLMGNLTMHGITKFVTLDVLYFGEVTNPMNKKKAYGFKITGIVKRSDYNIGPKFGNAMISDNVKIVADAEFGKD, encoded by the coding sequence ATGAAAAAGTTCTTTTTATCATTTATTATGCTGGTTGCCTTATCATTGGCAGGTTATGCACAACAGTCGTGGACAAATGATCCTGCACATTCGCGTTTAGGTTTTACAGTGAAGCACATGACTATCTCTGAGGTTAGTGGTAGATTCACAGACTTCGCCATTAAAGTAAAATCTGATAAAGCCGATTTAAGCGACCTGAAGATAGATGTAACTGCTAAAATAGCAAGTATAAATACAGATGTTGAAGCCAGAGATAATCACCTGAAAAGTGCCGATTTCTTTGATGCCGAGAAATATCCAACTCTTACTTTCGTAAGTACATCACACAAAAAGATTACCAGCAAGAATTTCAAACTAATGGGAAATCTTACAATGCATGGGATAACCAAATTCGTGACTTTGGATGTTCTATATTTCGGTGAAGTAACCAATCCTATGAATAAGAAAAAGGCTTACGGTTTCAAGATTACCGGAATTGTAAAACGCTCAGATTACAATATTGGTCCTAAATTTGGCAATGCAATGATAAGCGATAACGTAAAAATTGTAGCTGATGCAGAATTTGGTAAAGACTAA
- a CDS encoding carboxypeptidase-like regulatory domain-containing protein, whose product MKRKIKRTISLFILLIFTTTTFAQTYTGQVLDESTKKPLEYVNIGVIGKDIGTVSNVNGHYNINVGTEFDNDSIRFSYTGYIPISIKMADFKKQSHLISLKPQVFNLSEVVIKPIRVKEKKLGNNFKVFFQAGFKDNRKGYEMGVLLKIKKRAILHNISIKVSNCSYDSLCFRLNIYKETDKKTFVNVLRDPIYIFRKVPKSRFILNANLSDNKLNDIVVEGNTLVTMEFIKDLGKGGLYLASGMIGATSYCRKTSQGKWESLPVKLGISVDAEVEK is encoded by the coding sequence ATGAAAAGAAAAATAAAAAGAACCATCAGCTTATTTATCTTGCTTATTTTCACTACCACAACATTTGCTCAAACATATACCGGGCAAGTATTAGATGAGAGTACAAAGAAACCTTTGGAATACGTAAATATTGGTGTGATAGGGAAAGATATAGGTACGGTTTCAAATGTAAACGGGCACTACAACATTAATGTTGGTACCGAATTTGATAACGATTCTATTCGTTTTTCATATACGGGATACATTCCTATCTCCATTAAGATGGCTGATTTCAAAAAGCAATCTCATCTTATCAGCCTAAAGCCACAAGTCTTTAATCTGAGTGAAGTAGTAATAAAACCAATTCGTGTAAAAGAAAAGAAGTTAGGTAATAATTTCAAGGTGTTTTTTCAAGCCGGTTTCAAGGATAATAGAAAGGGTTATGAAATGGGAGTTCTATTAAAGATTAAAAAACGGGCTATCTTGCATAACATCTCTATAAAAGTATCCAATTGCAGTTATGACAGTCTTTGTTTTCGTCTGAATATTTACAAAGAGACAGACAAAAAGACTTTTGTAAATGTGTTGCGCGATCCAATTTATATTTTCAGGAAAGTACCCAAAAGTCGATTCATTCTGAATGCAAATTTATCTGATAATAAATTGAACGATATTGTTGTTGAAGGAAACACACTTGTTACAATGGAATTTATTAAGGATTTAGGAAAAGGAGGGTTATATCTGGCATCGGGAATGATAGGAGCAACATCCTATTGCAGAAAAACAAGTCAGGGAAAATGGGAATCATTACCTGTTAAGTTGGGAATAAGCGTTGATGCAGAAGTGGAAAAATAA
- a CDS encoding GLPGLI family protein has translation MNRIFIIVLFLFIKISCFPQHAIDSAYLKVTYLEDFVMNAENLSKKNNDELVLNIGKYSSEFYSLREDRVMQITDSIMASGGDELQVHDAYADLPRSMQKFRIYKNLYSDNKLTYIDEVYTSYYKYEETIEKPIWTFLQEKKEIQGYSCQKAKTKFKGREWTAWFTTEIPVSDGPWKLCGLPGLILAAADSDSLYHFYCVGVNKLTKKKPIKIFKAKYIVCDKKEFYSVMKRMCEQPFEFFKRFGLISVKVTDANGRNIKLPARKYIDMEVLEPAKK, from the coding sequence ATGAATCGAATTTTTATTATAGTACTTTTTCTTTTTATTAAAATATCATGTTTTCCTCAACACGCTATTGATTCTGCATATTTAAAGGTTACATATCTAGAAGACTTTGTTATGAATGCTGAGAATCTAAGTAAAAAAAACAATGATGAATTAGTATTGAATATTGGAAAATATAGTTCTGAATTTTATAGCTTACGTGAAGATCGTGTAATGCAAATAACAGATAGTATTATGGCTTCAGGTGGAGATGAGCTTCAAGTCCATGATGCTTATGCTGATTTACCTAGAAGCATGCAGAAATTTCGTATATACAAGAATTTATATTCAGATAATAAGTTGACTTATATTGATGAGGTATATACTTCATATTATAAGTATGAGGAAACAATAGAAAAGCCTATTTGGACTTTTTTACAAGAGAAAAAAGAAATTCAAGGCTATTCTTGTCAAAAGGCAAAAACTAAATTTAAAGGACGAGAATGGACTGCATGGTTTACTACAGAAATACCAGTATCTGATGGGCCATGGAAACTTTGCGGATTACCCGGCCTGATTTTGGCTGCTGCTGATAGTGATAGTCTCTATCATTTTTATTGTGTTGGAGTGAACAAATTAACGAAGAAAAAGCCTATTAAAATTTTTAAAGCAAAATATATCGTTTGTGATAAAAAAGAGTTTTATTCAGTCATGAAGCGGATGTGTGAACAGCCTTTTGAATTCTTTAAACGTTTTGGCTTAATATCTGTAAAGGTAACAGATGCAAATGGCAGAAATATAAAATTGCCAGCAAGAAAGTATATAGACATGGAAGTCTTAGAACCTGCTAAGAAATGA
- a CDS encoding GLPGLI family protein → MNRIFIIVLFLFIKISCFPQHAIDSAYLKVTYLEDFVMNAENLSKKSNDELALNIGKYSSEFYSLREDRVMQITDSVLASGGNGFQAHDAYADLPRSWQKFRIYKNLYSDNKLIYIDEVDANLYYKYNETIEKPVWTFLQEKKEIQGYACQKAKTKFKGREWAAWFTTEIPVSDGPWKLCGLPGLILDAADSDSLYHFYCVGVNKLSKKKPIKILKTKYVACDKKEFYSAMKQMYEQPFEFFKRFGLISSKVTDANGRPAKLPVRKYVDLEVLESAKK, encoded by the coding sequence ATGAATCGAATTTTTATTATAGTACTTTTTCTTTTTATTAAAATATCATGTTTTCCTCAACACGCTATTGATTCTGCATATTTAAAGGTTACATATCTAGAAGACTTTGTTATGAATGCTGAGAATCTAAGTAAAAAAAGCAATGATGAATTAGCATTGAATATTGGAAAATATAGTTCTGAATTTTATAGCTTACGTGAAGATCGTGTAATGCAAATAACAGATAGCGTTTTAGCTTCTGGTGGGAATGGCTTTCAAGCCCATGATGCTTATGCTGATTTGCCTAGAAGTTGGCAAAAATTTCGTATATACAAGAACTTATATTCAGATAATAAGCTGATCTATATTGACGAAGTAGACGCTAATCTATATTATAAATATAATGAGACAATAGAAAAACCTGTCTGGACTTTTTTGCAAGAAAAAAAAGAAATTCAAGGCTATGCTTGTCAAAAGGCAAAAACTAAATTTAAAGGACGAGAATGGGCTGCATGGTTTACCACAGAAATACCTGTATCTGATGGGCCGTGGAAACTTTGCGGATTACCCGGCTTGATTCTGGATGCTGCAGACAGTGATAGTCTCTATCATTTTTATTGTGTTGGAGTAAATAAATTATCAAAGAAAAAGCCGATCAAGATCCTTAAGACAAAATATGTTGCTTGTGATAAAAAAGAATTCTATTCAGCAATGAAGCAGATGTATGAACAACCTTTTGAATTTTTTAAACGTTTTGGCTTAATATCATCAAAGGTTACAGATGCAAATGGCAGACCTGCAAAATTACCTGTGAGAAAATATGTAGATCTGGAGGTCTTGGAATCTGCTAAAAAATAA
- a CDS encoding N-acetyltransferase family protein produces MNGLEFVELQEEDLPFVKEMYDYYTLNTTVVYSIDPVPMEDIRSFVPVKDPFYRSFMLVTPEGEKCGFCYFNKFKPRAAFSVSVEITIYLKPGFEGRGYGTESLLRLEEYVREGRFTNIIALISGDNMVSRHLFEKCGYTCSGNLKNVARKFDQYLDLMFYQKEV; encoded by the coding sequence ATGAATGGCTTAGAATTTGTAGAACTTCAGGAAGAAGATCTTCCTTTCGTTAAAGAGATGTATGACTACTACACACTGAACACCACTGTAGTTTACTCCATAGATCCTGTTCCCATGGAAGATATCCGGAGTTTTGTTCCTGTAAAAGATCCATTTTATCGATCTTTTATGCTTGTTACCCCCGAAGGAGAGAAGTGTGGCTTTTGTTATTTTAATAAGTTTAAACCTCGTGCGGCATTTAGTGTCTCGGTTGAGATTACAATTTATCTGAAACCCGGATTTGAGGGTAGAGGATATGGAACCGAATCTTTGCTAAGGCTTGAAGAATATGTTCGCGAGGGAAGGTTTACAAATATTATTGCATTAATCTCTGGTGATAATATGGTCAGCCGACATTTGTTTGAGAAGTGTGGCTATACTTGCAGTGGGAATTTAAAGAATGTGGCCCGCAAGTTTGATCAATATCTGGATTTGATGTTCTATCAGAAAGAGGTTTAG
- a CDS encoding GNAT family N-acetyltransferase encodes MEIRISNSCEKVNFSEVVEILKAVGMRYHAPEVQEKAFRNSSCTVFIFHKETLVGFARAISDGVFQAAVYDVAIHPSCQGKGLGKILIENIKEQLSGFNLILYASPGKEEFYKRSGFSKMLTGMAYFQDADSKREKGFIE; translated from the coding sequence ATGGAAATAAGAATTAGTAATAGTTGCGAGAAAGTTAACTTCTCTGAAGTTGTAGAAATATTAAAAGCCGTAGGTATGAGGTATCATGCTCCAGAGGTTCAGGAAAAAGCTTTTCGGAATAGCTCCTGTACGGTTTTCATATTTCACAAAGAAACATTGGTTGGATTCGCACGGGCCATCAGTGATGGCGTTTTTCAGGCTGCGGTATATGATGTAGCTATTCATCCATCCTGTCAGGGCAAAGGATTGGGTAAAATACTTATTGAAAATATAAAAGAACAACTTTCCGGCTTTAATCTCATTTTGTATGCCTCTCCGGGCAAGGAAGAATTTTATAAAAGGAGCGGTTTCAGTAAAATGCTCACCGGCATGGCTTATTTTCAGGATGCTGACAGTAAAAGAGAAAAAGGGTTTATTGAATAA
- a CDS encoding family 20 glycosylhydrolase, with amino-acid sequence MKRNLTNLFILLIALLCNSGKLAAQSGITPKPLYEEQQKGTFTLNKKTAVYTNLEGEERTNMLSLLRKSPLKLSKKGKLNKKNTINLLLVDKSEEFPSLESYQLSVSSLNITITATSGAGLFYGVQSLLQLTNQNKEVEAQKLPAVLIKDTPRFAYRGLHLDASRHFLPKEFIKKQIDMMAYYKLNRFHWHLTDGAGWRIEIKKYPLLTEIAAWRPYDTWKEWWKNGKKYCTKENPKAQGGYYTQEDIKEVVAYAQARFITVIPEIEMPGHSEEVLAVYPELSCSGKPYVDSDFCIGNDSTFTFLENVLTEVMELFPSKYIHIGGDEATKKSWKTCPKCQARMLSENMKDVDQLQSYMIHRMEKFLNAHGRKLLGWDEILQGGLAPDATVMSWRGEQGGITAVKAGHQTIMTPGEFCYFDAYQDDPSTQPEAISGFLPLKKVYSYNPVPDSLSVDERKLILGVQANVWTEYMPTLKHTEYMIYPRLLALAEVAWTAPERKSYTDFYERALKAIPFLESRGYNAFPLKDEVGERPVSLVRENHLAVGKVITYKNKYYQNYSAGGDSALVDGLRGGWAYADHRWQGFIGKDLDVTIDLGSSMSIHSISADFMQIIGPGVWMPRNVEISVSEDGTTFTPLKQIDNDVPENKEKLIFRDFGWGGNVTARYVHYVAHQNNKGGFIFTDEIVVK; translated from the coding sequence ATGAAACGAAATCTAACAAACCTTTTTATCCTGTTGATTGCACTGCTTTGCAATAGCGGAAAGCTGGCAGCTCAATCTGGTATCACCCCAAAGCCCTTATATGAGGAACAACAAAAGGGAACTTTTACCCTGAATAAAAAAACAGCTGTCTATACAAACCTGGAAGGTGAGGAGCGAACAAATATGCTCAGTCTTCTCAGAAAATCTCCTTTAAAACTTTCTAAGAAAGGAAAGTTGAATAAGAAAAATACAATAAATCTGCTTTTAGTAGATAAATCTGAAGAATTTCCTTCTTTAGAAAGTTACCAGCTTTCTGTTTCTTCTTTGAATATAACAATTACGGCAACTAGCGGAGCCGGATTATTCTACGGTGTTCAGTCTCTTTTACAACTGACTAATCAGAATAAAGAGGTTGAAGCACAGAAACTTCCGGCTGTTCTTATCAAAGACACTCCAAGGTTTGCTTATCGCGGGCTACATCTGGATGCTTCCCGTCACTTTCTTCCCAAAGAGTTTATAAAGAAGCAAATTGATATGATGGCTTACTATAAACTTAATCGTTTTCACTGGCACCTTACAGATGGTGCAGGATGGCGTATTGAAATAAAGAAATACCCGCTACTGACCGAAATTGCTGCATGGAGACCTTATGATACATGGAAAGAGTGGTGGAAGAATGGTAAAAAGTATTGCACTAAGGAAAATCCTAAAGCTCAGGGAGGATATTACACTCAGGAAGATATTAAAGAGGTGGTGGCTTATGCTCAAGCACGATTCATTACTGTTATTCCCGAAATAGAAATGCCGGGACACTCCGAAGAGGTGTTGGCTGTTTATCCTGAATTGTCGTGTTCCGGAAAACCTTATGTGGATTCTGATTTCTGTATTGGTAATGATAGTACTTTTACATTTCTTGAAAATGTACTCACAGAGGTAATGGAGCTTTTTCCTTCAAAGTATATTCATATAGGTGGCGACGAAGCGACAAAGAAAAGCTGGAAAACCTGTCCTAAGTGTCAGGCTCGCATGTTGAGTGAAAACATGAAGGATGTGGATCAATTGCAGAGCTACATGATTCATCGTATGGAAAAGTTCCTCAATGCTCATGGACGCAAATTGTTGGGTTGGGACGAAATTCTTCAGGGAGGTTTGGCTCCTGATGCAACAGTAATGTCATGGCGAGGCGAACAAGGCGGAATTACTGCAGTAAAAGCGGGTCACCAGACTATTATGACTCCGGGAGAATTTTGTTATTTCGATGCTTATCAGGACGATCCTTCTACACAGCCAGAAGCAATAAGCGGTTTCCTGCCACTGAAAAAAGTCTATTCATATAATCCGGTACCCGATTCACTCAGTGTGGATGAAAGAAAGTTGATTCTTGGTGTGCAAGCCAATGTATGGACTGAATATATGCCCACGCTGAAACATACGGAATATATGATTTACCCACGTTTACTGGCCTTGGCAGAAGTAGCATGGACGGCTCCTGAAAGGAAGTCATATACCGATTTTTATGAGCGTGCTCTAAAAGCAATTCCTTTTCTTGAAAGCCGTGGTTATAATGCTTTCCCTTTGAAAGATGAAGTGGGAGAGCGACCGGTAAGTCTGGTCAGAGAAAATCATCTGGCAGTAGGGAAAGTAATTACATACAAGAATAAGTATTATCAGAATTATTCTGCGGGAGGAGACTCTGCCTTGGTTGATGGTTTAAGAGGCGGTTGGGCGTATGCCGATCACCGCTGGCAAGGTTTTATCGGTAAAGATTTGGATGTTACTATTGATCTAGGTTCTTCTATGTCTATTCATTCAATCAGTGCAGATTTTATGCAGATCATAGGTCCTGGAGTATGGATGCCTCGCAATGTGGAAATTTCTGTTTCCGAAGATGGCACAACATTTACTCCCCTCAAACAGATTGATAATGATGTTCCCGAAAATAAAGAAAAACTTATTTTCCGTGATTTTGGCTGGGGAGGTAATGTTACTGCGCGTTATGTTCATTATGTTGCCCATCAAAACAATAAAGGAGGGTTTATATTTACTGATGAAATAGTGGTTAAGTAA
- a CDS encoding GLPGLI family protein, with the protein MKRTIILFFLLVSELNSFSQNLSDSAYIQVTYKEDFARSPDSPKKMEFDEMVLNIGNLCSEFYSKRENQIQHIRDSVFALGGDISQAASLVADIPRSYQYYHVYKNYPSEGMLTYTDKVLFDSYRYEEPLEKPLWNLLSERKDIQGYSCQKALAAFKGRKWTAWYTTEIPISDGPWKLSGLPGLILDAVDSDSLYHFYCVGIRQLKESIPINIKRKFIKCSKQELYGKRKQLDEDLVASLKSMPHITNVIMKDPEKTTKKYIDMEVPEPTKK; encoded by the coding sequence ATGAAAAGAACTATAATATTGTTTTTCTTATTGGTATCGGAATTGAATTCTTTTTCTCAAAATCTATCAGATAGTGCTTATATACAAGTAACTTATAAAGAAGATTTCGCAAGGAGTCCTGATTCTCCAAAGAAAATGGAATTCGATGAAATGGTTTTGAATATAGGGAATCTATGTTCTGAGTTTTATAGTAAAAGAGAAAATCAAATACAACATATCAGAGACAGTGTATTTGCTTTAGGAGGAGATATTTCACAAGCTGCATCTCTTGTTGCTGATATTCCCCGAAGTTACCAGTATTATCATGTATATAAAAACTATCCTTCTGAGGGGATGCTGACTTATACAGATAAAGTATTATTTGATTCTTACAGATATGAAGAACCTTTAGAAAAACCATTATGGAATTTACTTTCAGAACGAAAAGATATTCAGGGATATTCATGTCAGAAAGCTTTGGCAGCATTTAAAGGAAGAAAATGGACAGCTTGGTATACTACTGAAATACCAATTTCAGATGGACCTTGGAAGCTTAGTGGATTACCCGGTCTAATATTGGACGCTGTGGATAGTGATAGTCTTTATCATTTTTATTGTGTTGGAATCAGACAATTAAAAGAAAGTATACCTATAAATATAAAAAGGAAATTTATTAAATGTTCAAAGCAAGAACTATATGGAAAAAGAAAACAATTAGATGAGGATCTGGTTGCATCTCTCAAAAGTATGCCTCATATAACAAATGTTATTATGAAAGATCCTGAAAAAACAACTAAAAAATATATAGACATGGAAGTCCCGGAACCGACCAAAAAATAA